The Candidatus Vesicomyosocius sp. SY067_SCS001 genome includes a window with the following:
- the gmk gene encoding guanylate kinase produces the protein MNNGVLFIISAPSGCGKTSLVKALIKKVENLCVSISHTTRQPRSGEIQGKNYFFVSKDEFNKIESSNNFIESTQIFDNNYGSSKQSVKDLLNSGVDVILEIDWQGFRQIKKTFSHSVGIFILPPSKMALKERLTNRGQDDKDIINRRMHDAVSEMKHFNEFDYLVINDNFYVALNNLSIIIHAERLKLAQQTNKYQNLLKTLI, from the coding sequence ATGAATAATGGAGTATTATTCATTATTTCCGCCCCTTCAGGATGTGGAAAGACTTCATTGGTTAAAGCTCTTATTAAAAAAGTTGAGAATTTATGTGTTTCAATTTCACATACCACTAGACAACCACGTTCAGGTGAAATACAAGGTAAAAACTATTTTTTTGTTTCTAAAGACGAGTTCAATAAAATTGAAAGTAGTAATAATTTTATTGAATCTACCCAAATATTTGATAATAATTATGGCAGCTCCAAACAGTCAGTTAAAGATTTATTAAATAGTGGGGTTGATGTTATTTTAGAAATTGACTGGCAAGGTTTTAGACAGATTAAAAAAACTTTTAGTCATTCAGTCGGAATCTTTATTCTCCCGCCTTCTAAAATGGCATTAAAAGAACGTTTAACTAACAGAGGACAAGATGATAAAGACATCATTAATAGAAGAATGCATGATGCAGTAAGTGAGATGAAACACTTTAATGAATTTGATTATTTAGTTATTAATGATAACTTTTATGTGGCTCTAAACAATCTATCAATTATTATACACGCTGAACGCCTGAAGTTAGCACAACAAACAAACAAATATCAAAATTTGCTTAAGACATTAATATAA
- the rpoH gene encoding RNA polymerase sigma factor RpoH yields MNQEFALSSTQKTSSLEFQKYPPILSSEEEHELAVQLYENHNLSAARKLVLSHMRFVAFIAHSYKGYGLEQADLVQEGTIGLMKAVKRFNPHRNVRLASFAVYWIRAEIHEFIFKNWKIVKVATTKAQRKLFFKLKQAKAHIYNSLNEEQADKIAKDLGVRRKDVLEMESRLQFSDITFEVFDEEDSHAPEQYLTNENVQTPEQLLLTDDSKKTQQQRLYKALSSLDERSLDILQSRYLKEEKTTLYTLADKYSISKERVRQLETKAMQKLKSNLQE; encoded by the coding sequence ATGAATCAAGAATTTGCATTATCATCTACTCAAAAAACTTCAAGTTTAGAGTTTCAGAAATACCCACCTATTTTAAGCAGTGAGGAAGAACATGAATTAGCAGTTCAATTATATGAAAACCATAATTTAAGTGCAGCTAGAAAACTAGTATTGTCACATATGCGTTTTGTAGCTTTTATTGCGCATAGTTATAAAGGTTATGGCCTTGAACAAGCTGATCTTGTACAAGAAGGTACTATTGGATTAATGAAGGCGGTTAAACGTTTTAACCCACATAGAAATGTACGTCTTGCCTCATTTGCAGTGTATTGGATTCGTGCTGAAATTCATGAATTTATTTTCAAAAATTGGAAAATAGTTAAAGTTGCTACAACGAAAGCACAGCGTAAACTGTTTTTTAAACTTAAACAAGCTAAAGCACATATTTATAATTCATTAAACGAAGAACAAGCAGATAAAATTGCTAAAGATTTAGGTGTACGTCGTAAAGATGTTTTAGAAATGGAATCACGCTTACAATTTAGTGATATCACATTCGAAGTGTTTGATGAGGAGGATTCTCATGCACCAGAACAATATCTAACCAATGAAAACGTCCAAACACCTGAACAATTATTGTTAACAGACGATTCAAAAAAAACCCAGCAACAACGACTTTATAAGGCTTTATCATCGCTAGATGAAAGAAGTTTAGATATTTTACAATCTAGATACTTGAAAGAAGAAAAAACAACCCTATATACTTTAGCAGACAAGTATAGCATTTCAAAAGAAAGAGTGCGTCAACTTGAGACTAAAGCCATGCAAAAGCTTAAATCGAACTTACAAGAGTAA
- a CDS encoding co-chaperone GroES — translation MNIRPLHDRVVVRRVEEKKTTSSGLIIPDSATEKPSEGVVVAIGNGKKNDNGDTIALDVTIGDKVLFAQYAGTEIKVDGKKLLIMKEGDIVAVIK, via the coding sequence ATGAATATTCGCCCCCTTCACGACCGTGTGGTCGTTCGTAGAGTAGAAGAAAAGAAAACCACTTCCAGTGGTTTAATTATTCCTGATTCAGCAACTGAGAAGCCTTCAGAGGGTGTTGTTGTTGCAATAGGTAATGGTAAAAAAAATGACAATGGTGATACAATTGCATTAGATGTAACAATCGGCGATAAAGTATTGTTTGCTCAATATGCTGGTACTGAAATTAAAGTAGATGGTAAAAAACTATTAATAATGAAAGAAGGCGATATTGTCGCAGTCATTAAATAA
- the groL gene encoding chaperonin GroEL (60 kDa chaperone family; promotes refolding of misfolded polypeptides especially under stressful conditions; forms two stacked rings of heptamers to form a barrel-shaped 14mer; ends can be capped by GroES; misfolded proteins enter the barrel where they are refolded when GroES binds) — translation MSAKDIKFGPEARNLMLDGVNMLANAVKVTLGPKGRNVVLDKSFGGPTITKDGVSVAQEITLEGKFENMGAQMVKEVASKTNDIAGDGTTTATVLAQALVTEGVKSVAAGMNPMDLKRGIDKATEVAVNALRNFSQPCNDTKAIAQVGTISANSDVSVGDIIADAMEKVGQAGVITVEEGSGFENELDVVEGMQFDRGYLSPYFVNNQDTMTADLESPFVLLHDAKISNIRDLLPALEIVQKSSKALLIIAEDIDGEALATLVVNNMRGIVKVAAVKAPGFGDRRKAILEDIAILTGSVVISEEVGLSLEKVTEEHLGTAKRIEIGKENTVIVDGAGKKSDIDGRVNQIKAQIETTTSDYDKEKLLERLAKLSGGVAVIKVGAATEVAMKEKKDHVDDALHATRAAVEEGVVPGGGVALVRTIKALDGLTGDNHDQNIGIEIAKRAMEAPLRQIVTNGGGEASVVLNNVADGKDNYGYNATTEEYGDMLKMGILDPTKVVRAALQHAASISGLMITTEAMITDIPQDVTPAASPDMGGMGGMGGGMM, via the coding sequence ATGTCAGCAAAAGATATAAAATTTGGCCCAGAAGCTAGGAATTTAATGTTAGACGGGGTAAATATGCTAGCTAACGCAGTCAAAGTAACATTAGGACCTAAGGGTAGAAATGTTGTTTTAGATAAATCATTTGGCGGTCCTACGATCACTAAAGATGGTGTTTCCGTTGCTCAAGAAATTACCTTAGAAGGTAAATTCGAAAATATGGGCGCGCAAATGGTAAAAGAAGTAGCATCAAAAACCAATGATATTGCTGGTGATGGCACAACAACAGCAACTGTGCTTGCGCAAGCTCTTGTTACTGAAGGTGTTAAGTCAGTAGCAGCAGGTATGAATCCTATGGATCTTAAACGAGGTATTGACAAAGCAACAGAAGTTGCTGTTAATGCACTACGCAACTTCTCACAACCTTGTAATGATACAAAAGCTATTGCTCAAGTAGGTACTATTTCTGCAAATTCTGACGTTTCTGTGGGTGATATTATTGCCGATGCTATGGAAAAAGTAGGTCAAGCAGGTGTTATTACCGTTGAAGAAGGTTCTGGTTTTGAAAATGAACTTGATGTAGTTGAAGGTATGCAATTTGATCGTGGTTATTTGTCCCCCTACTTTGTTAACAATCAAGATACAATGACTGCTGATCTTGAGTCTCCTTTTGTATTGTTACATGATGCAAAAATTTCAAATATTCGTGATTTATTACCAGCATTAGAAATCGTACAAAAATCAAGTAAAGCTTTGCTAATCATTGCTGAAGATATTGATGGTGAAGCACTAGCCACTCTAGTGGTTAATAATATGCGTGGTATTGTTAAAGTTGCCGCAGTTAAGGCTCCTGGTTTTGGTGATCGCCGTAAAGCAATTTTAGAAGATATTGCCATACTCACAGGTAGTGTAGTTATTTCAGAGGAAGTAGGTTTGTCTTTAGAAAAAGTAACTGAAGAACATCTTGGTACTGCTAAACGCATCGAAATTGGTAAGGAAAATACTGTAATTGTTGATGGTGCTGGTAAAAAATCTGATATTGATGGTCGTGTTAACCAAATTAAAGCACAAATCGAAACTACAACAAGTGATTATGATAAAGAGAAATTGCTTGAACGTTTAGCTAAACTTTCTGGAGGGGTTGCAGTAATTAAAGTAGGTGCTGCTACTGAAGTTGCCATGAAAGAAAAGAAAGACCATGTTGATGACGCTTTACACGCTACTCGCGCTGCTGTTGAAGAAGGCGTTGTTCCTGGTGGCGGTGTTGCCTTAGTCCGTACTATTAAAGCTTTAGATGGTTTGACTGGTGATAATCATGATCAAAATATTGGTATTGAAATTGCTAAACGAGCAATGGAAGCACCACTACGCCAAATCGTAACAAATGGTGGGGGTGAAGCCTCTGTTGTTCTCAATAATGTAGCTGATGGTAAAGATAACTATGGCTATAATGCAACAACAGAAGAATATGGTGATATGCTCAAGATGGGTATTTTAGATCCAACGAAAGTTGTGCGTGCTGCATTACAACATGCTGCTAGTATTTCAGGTCTTATGATTACAACCGAAGCAATGATTACTGATATCCCTCAAGACGTTACACCTGCTGCTTCTCCTGATATGGGTGGTATGGGTGGTATGGGTGGTGGAATGATGTAA
- a CDS encoding cytochrome c family protein — protein MQNKLIYLIISFLGLQVQADLQSFVNSKTNIIIPSTKIDNISYSNIDNLSSKECSVCHYNIYKQWTNSMHAKSTALKDPIHGLFYGMVVGSPKVEGIKTGNDKDKYPVCLECHSPAAAKEKKTKLNAKNSFSEGVNCIACHSLTKYKRIKNQNDRVKLGIKAYKYSSHQIQGPNGTNKKHKRFGEGGVANNPGLFKTSKACLGCHNQRNNSKKVPLCQTGGEIISAGGSTTCQSCHMPVIEGISNHTMIGGHSVEMVSKGLVMTINAKEASNMLYISVNATNLLPHNFPTGAPFRNFYITVTAQDYNDNILWQSSKTHPMIDDKKAMFMYIIGNDNNKTTSPSKATKILGDTRLKPNETRILNYKIPSNDVSIVTAKAYYDLLLVPMKNKFSSKLPKHLLDSKEIAKAIIIIR, from the coding sequence ATGCAAAACAAATTAATTTATTTAATAATATCTTTTTTAGGATTACAAGTACAAGCAGATTTACAATCTTTCGTAAATTCAAAAACTAATATCATAATTCCTTCTACTAAAATCGACAATATTTCATATTCTAACATTGATAACTTATCTTCAAAAGAATGTAGTGTATGTCATTATAATATTTATAAACAATGGACAAATTCAATGCATGCTAAAAGCACAGCATTAAAAGACCCTATTCATGGTCTTTTTTATGGCATGGTTGTAGGCAGTCCTAAAGTTGAGGGTATTAAAACAGGAAATGATAAAGATAAATATCCAGTTTGTTTAGAATGTCACTCTCCTGCAGCAGCAAAAGAAAAAAAAACAAAACTTAATGCTAAAAACTCCTTCTCTGAAGGAGTTAATTGTATCGCTTGTCATTCTTTAACTAAATACAAAAGAATAAAGAATCAAAATGATAGGGTAAAATTAGGCATAAAAGCTTATAAATACTCATCCCATCAAATACAAGGTCCTAATGGTACTAATAAAAAACATAAAAGATTTGGTGAAGGTGGAGTTGCAAATAATCCAGGCTTATTTAAAACCTCTAAGGCATGTCTAGGTTGTCATAATCAACGTAACAATTCTAAAAAAGTACCACTCTGTCAAACTGGTGGAGAAATTATATCTGCAGGGGGTTCTACTACTTGTCAGTCTTGTCATATGCCAGTAATTGAAGGTATTAGCAATCATACAATGATAGGTGGACATTCTGTTGAAATGGTAAGTAAAGGCCTGGTTATGACAATTAATGCTAAAGAGGCCTCTAATATGTTGTATATTAGTGTAAATGCAACTAACTTATTACCTCATAACTTCCCAACAGGCGCACCATTTAGAAATTTTTATATTACTGTTACTGCTCAAGATTACAATGACAACATCTTGTGGCAAAGTTCAAAGACTCATCCTATGATAGATGATAAAAAAGCTATGTTTATGTATATAATTGGTAATGATAACAACAAAACAACATCACCATCTAAAGCAACCAAAATTTTAGGAGATACTCGTTTAAAACCAAATGAAACTCGCATATTAAATTATAAAATTCCATCAAATGATGTTTCTATAGTTACGGCAAAAGCTTATTATGATTTGCTACTAGTACCAATGAAAAATAAATTTAGCTCAAAATTACCTAAACATTTGTTAGACTCTAAAGAAATAGCAAAAGCTATCATAATTATTAGATAA
- the parE gene encoding DNA topoisomerase IV subunit B → MNSYDSSSIEVLTGLEPVRKHPGMYTETECPNHLAQEVIDNSIDEAIAGYASKINVVLYKNNSLSVEDNGRGIPVDIHPKEGKSGVEVILTKLYAGGKFSNDLYQFSGGLHGVGISVVNALSTLVEVWIKRDAKEHHITFSNGSKKTELKVTRKVNKHNTGTIIKFTPDARFFDNIKFSATKLHNNLRSKAVLCPDLEINFYNEINKKTNKWIYKKGLKDYLSRSLDGLDYLPTNPFVVNYKTNEQQLNCSIAWTQYNTNIIAESYVNLIPTISGGTHVTGLRSGLTEALKEFCEFRNLIPKNIKLTPDDVWQKISYVLSVKIMDPQFSGQTKKRLASRECISFVANIVKDSFSIWLNQHTSIAKEIAQLAIINAQIKLKTNKKVIRKKIVSGPTLPGKLSDCISTDLNQTEIFLVEGDSAGGSAKQARNKEYQAILPLRGKILNTWEIDSEQVLASKEIHDISIAIGLEPNSENLSNLRYGKICILADADSDGAHIATLICTLFVKHFPKLVQDGHIFVAMPPLYRINAGKKVYYALNNNERDTIIRKVENENKRVKIQIQRFKGLGEMNPSQLRETTMLSHTRHLIQLTSNNPLQVFKTMDMLLSKKRAADRKKWLEENGNLANA, encoded by the coding sequence ATGAATAGTTACGACTCTTCCTCTATTGAAGTTTTAACAGGTCTTGAACCAGTACGTAAACATCCAGGCATGTACACCGAAACTGAATGTCCAAACCACCTTGCTCAAGAGGTTATTGATAATAGTATTGATGAGGCAATTGCTGGGTATGCTTCAAAAATTAACGTTGTTTTATATAAAAATAATTCATTATCTGTTGAGGATAATGGTCGAGGTATACCTGTAGATATTCACCCTAAAGAAGGTAAATCAGGTGTTGAGGTAATCTTAACAAAACTTTATGCAGGTGGGAAATTTTCAAATGACTTATACCAATTTTCAGGAGGATTACACGGCGTTGGTATTTCAGTGGTTAACGCCCTATCTACTTTAGTAGAGGTTTGGATTAAAAGAGACGCTAAAGAACATCACATAACTTTTTCAAATGGTTCTAAAAAAACAGAACTTAAAGTAACTCGTAAGGTCAATAAGCATAACACAGGCACTATCATTAAATTTACACCTGATGCGCGATTTTTTGACAATATTAAATTCTCCGCAACTAAACTACATAATAATCTACGTTCTAAAGCAGTTTTATGCCCAGATTTAGAGATTAATTTTTATAATGAAATAAACAAAAAAACAAATAAATGGATTTATAAGAAAGGCTTAAAAGATTATCTATCCAGGTCTTTAGATGGCTTAGATTATCTACCAACAAATCCTTTTGTTGTTAATTATAAAACTAATGAACAACAACTTAATTGTTCAATTGCATGGACACAGTATAACACTAATATTATAGCTGAAAGCTACGTTAATCTTATCCCAACAATTAGTGGAGGTACACATGTTACTGGATTAAGATCAGGACTTACCGAAGCTTTAAAAGAATTTTGCGAATTTAGAAATTTAATACCAAAAAATATTAAACTCACTCCTGATGATGTTTGGCAAAAAATTTCTTATGTGTTATCCGTTAAGATAATGGATCCACAATTTTCTGGACAAACTAAAAAAAGACTCGCTTCTAGAGAATGTATTAGTTTTGTTGCAAATATAGTTAAAGACTCTTTTAGTATTTGGTTAAATCAACACACTAGTATTGCAAAAGAAATCGCTCAACTAGCTATTATCAATGCGCAAATAAAACTTAAAACTAACAAAAAAGTTATTCGTAAAAAAATAGTTAGTGGTCCTACCCTGCCTGGAAAATTATCAGACTGTATCAGCACTGACCTCAATCAAACAGAGATATTTCTAGTTGAAGGTGATTCTGCAGGTGGTTCTGCTAAGCAAGCAAGAAATAAAGAATACCAAGCTATTTTACCCTTGCGCGGTAAAATTTTAAATACTTGGGAAATTGATTCTGAACAAGTACTCGCTAGTAAAGAGATCCATGACATTAGCATTGCAATTGGTCTTGAACCTAATAGTGAAAATTTATCTAATTTAAGATATGGTAAAATTTGTATTCTTGCCGATGCAGATTCAGATGGTGCACATATCGCTACATTAATTTGTACTTTATTTGTAAAACATTTTCCAAAACTTGTTCAAGATGGTCATATTTTTGTTGCAATGCCCCCCTTATATCGTATAAATGCAGGAAAAAAAGTTTACTACGCCCTTAATAATAATGAACGAGACACCATTATTAGGAAGGTAGAAAACGAAAATAAACGTGTTAAAATTCAAATTCAACGGTTTAAGGGTTTGGGTGAAATGAATCCTTCTCAACTAAGAGAAACTACTATGCTGTCCCATACTAGACATTTAATCCAACTTACATCAAATAACCCGTTACAAGTTTTTAAAACTATGGATATGTTGTTAAGTAAAAAACGCGCAGCTGATCGAAAAAAGTGGTTGGAAGAAAATGGGAATTTAGCTAATGCTTAA
- the queC gene encoding 7-cyano-7-deazaguanine synthase QueC produces MLNTKHKIKAIILLSGGLDSTTTLAIAKSKKFKCYSLSFDYGQKQKSELQSAKKIAKIFITSEHKVVKISLSGISKSALTNDNIDVPRFSQNNKIPITYVPARNTIFLSYALAWSEVLNCQHIFIGVNELDYSGYPDCRESYIKAFEIMANLATKQGIEGQKLTIHAPLIHLNKAQIIKKGLSLGVDYTLTTTCYQADKNGKACGICDACEYRRLGFKEARVPDQTRYQI; encoded by the coding sequence ATGCTTAATACTAAACATAAAATCAAAGCAATTATTCTTTTATCTGGTGGATTAGATTCCACTACTACTTTAGCCATTGCTAAATCAAAAAAATTTAAATGCTATAGTCTAAGTTTTGATTATGGTCAAAAACAAAAATCAGAGTTACAATCAGCTAAAAAAATCGCTAAAATATTTATAACTTCTGAACACAAAGTGGTAAAAATATCATTATCTGGTATTAGTAAATCTGCTCTAACTAATGATAATATTGATGTACCAAGATTCTCTCAAAACAATAAAATCCCAATTACTTATGTACCTGCCCGCAATACTATTTTTTTATCTTATGCACTAGCATGGTCAGAAGTATTAAATTGTCAACATATATTTATTGGTGTTAATGAACTAGATTACTCAGGTTATCCTGATTGTAGAGAATCTTATATTAAGGCATTCGAAATAATGGCTAATCTTGCTACCAAACAAGGTATTGAAGGACAAAAATTAACCATTCATGCCCCACTAATTCATTTAAACAAAGCACAAATTATAAAAAAAGGACTTTCCTTAGGTGTTGATTATACACTTACAACAACGTGTTATCAAGCAGATAAAAATGGAAAAGCCTGTGGTATTTGTGATGCTTGTGAATATAGAAGATTAGGCTTTAAAGAGGCAAGAGTGCCAGATCAAACTAGATATCAAATTTAG
- the acpP gene encoding acyl carrier protein, whose product MSIEQRVKKVVAEQLDVSGDVDNNASFVDDLGADSLDTVELVMSLEDEFECEIPDDQAENITNVQQAIDYVSNL is encoded by the coding sequence ATGAGTATTGAACAAAGAGTAAAAAAAGTTGTAGCTGAACAATTGGATGTAAGCGGGGATGTTGATAACAATGCCTCTTTTGTTGATGATTTAGGCGCAGATTCTTTAGATACTGTTGAATTAGTCATGTCTCTTGAAGATGAATTCGAATGTGAAATTCCTGATGATCAAGCAGAAAATATTACTAATGTTCAACAAGCAATTGATTACGTTAGTAATTTATAA
- the fabF gene encoding beta-ketoacyl-ACP synthase II: protein MSKRRVVITGMGIICPVGLSVSESWDNILKGYSGIASLTNISTKGQSVTFGGSVKNFKVTDYLRPKDAKKMDTFIHYGMAASIQAIEDSGIEVTEKNACRIGVAIGAGIGGLGTIEKTADLFREKGAGRISPFFVPSSIINMISGNLSIKYGLKGPNFAITTACTTGTHNIGNASRLIEYNDADVMIAGGAEMSTTNCGLGGFAAARALSTRNDDPISASRPWDKDRDGFVLGDGAGVIVLEEFEHAKARGAKIYAQVSGYGMSGDAYHITLPSKGGEGAARCMQNAMKNSGINIDEINYINAHGTSTLVGDQAETDAVKLAFREQHAYNIVISSTKSMTGHLLGASGGIEAIFTTLAIQDQVVPPTINIINQDPNCDLDYCANEAREMTINHAISNSFGFGGTNGSIVLSRI, encoded by the coding sequence ATGAGTAAAAGAAGAGTTGTTATTACAGGTATGGGTATAATTTGTCCAGTTGGTTTAAGTGTTAGTGAATCTTGGGATAATATCCTCAAAGGCTACTCTGGTATTGCTTCGCTTACTAACATTAGTACCAAAGGTCAATCAGTTACTTTTGGTGGCTCAGTTAAAAATTTTAAAGTCACTGACTATCTAAGACCTAAAGATGCTAAAAAAATGGACACCTTTATTCACTATGGCATGGCTGCTAGCATTCAAGCTATTGAAGACAGTGGTATTGAAGTTACTGAGAAAAATGCTTGTCGTATTGGTGTTGCTATTGGAGCTGGTATTGGTGGGCTCGGCACAATTGAAAAAACCGCAGATTTATTTAGAGAAAAAGGTGCAGGACGTATTTCACCTTTTTTTGTTCCTTCTTCGATTATTAATATGATTTCTGGTAATCTATCTATTAAATATGGCTTAAAAGGACCTAATTTTGCCATTACTACTGCTTGCACTACAGGTACTCATAATATTGGTAATGCTTCTCGTTTAATTGAATATAATGATGCTGATGTGATGATTGCTGGTGGTGCTGAAATGTCAACTACCAATTGTGGGTTGGGGGGGTTTGCTGCAGCACGTGCATTATCTACTCGCAATGATGATCCAATAAGTGCTTCACGACCATGGGATAAAGACAGAGATGGTTTTGTACTTGGTGATGGTGCAGGTGTTATAGTATTGGAAGAGTTTGAACACGCGAAGGCTCGTGGAGCAAAAATCTATGCACAAGTATCGGGTTATGGTATGAGTGGAGATGCTTATCATATAACACTACCTTCAAAAGGTGGAGAAGGTGCGGCTAGATGTATGCAAAATGCTATGAAAAACTCAGGTATTAATATTGATGAAATTAATTATATTAACGCACATGGAACTTCCACATTAGTGGGTGATCAAGCAGAAACAGATGCTGTTAAATTAGCCTTTAGAGAGCAACACGCTTATAATATTGTAATAAGCTCAACCAAATCAATGACTGGACACTTATTAGGTGCTTCTGGGGGTATTGAAGCTATCTTTACCACACTCGCAATTCAAGACCAAGTGGTACCACCAACCATTAACATTATTAATCAAGATCCAAATTGTGATTTAGATTATTGCGCTAACGAAGCAAGAGAAATGACAATTAACCATGCTATTTCTAATTCATTCGGATTTGGAGGTACTAATGGTTCAATTGTATTGAGCAGAATTTAA